Sequence from the Bremerella volcania genome:
TGAATTTTAATGTTTAGCTTGACTACGAGGAGAGATCAGATGGACACATACGAGGACTATACGCTTATGGAAGCGACAGAGAATGACTTGGAGGTTCGCAAGCATCGCGACGGTCAGTTTTCCGTTCACACGCAGAAAGGTTCTCGCTTGTTCGAGGACCGCGACATTGAGCGGGTTCGGGCATACCTGATGGGATTTTCTGACGGATTAACGACAAGCCCCTCTCAGTGCTAAGAAAACAAATCGGCTCTCCTGGGCTTCTTCGGAGGCGATGACAGTCGAGACCAGCACCCGGCCGAACAGGAGCGACGGGACTGGCCGAATCGTGCGGGATTTTGGTCGCTAACGAGAAGCGTGCACGAACCGTGACAGCCGGGAGAGACCGGCATTTATGCGAGTTGTGTAGGGCAGCCCTGGGTAAACTGCCCCTTGCTCAGGGTCGATCGTTCGAGCCGGTCACTCGCACTCGCCCCGAGAAGGGGCTCAACGCCGGTACGCCTCGCCAAGCGAGGCCTCTGCCGGGCCTTACTCACCAAAGATTTTCAGGAGGAGAATTCTCATGTTGGTGCTTTCTCGCAAAGTCGGTCAAACGATTCTGATCGGCAACACCGAAGTTCACGTTCTCAAGATCCACGGCCAGGTGCGACTGGGGATTGAAGCCCCGAAAGACGTGCCCATCCGCCGCGGTGAAATGGATGGACCGGGCCAGGATGAATCGCCGCGCGTGCCCGGGGATTCTCCCCAGCCCAAGGCGTATCGATCTGCTGCCTAGCAGGTTTTTTTGTGAGGCGATTGCTGACCTGCCCCCTTCAACCGCATCCATTCGGTAAATTAGTTTTTGCTGAATGCATGCCCATTTGAAGGGAGATTTCTTATGCCTAGAAGAAGATTCACGCCTGAGCAGATCATCCAGCATCTCCGCGAAGCGGAGGTGCTTCTCTCTCAGGACAAGACGATTGCCCAGGCCTGCAAGGCGATCGGCGTCACGGAGCAGACTTACTATCGCTGGCGGAAGGAGTACGGCGGTGTTCGTACCGATCAGGCCAAGCGTTTGAAAGAGCTCGAGAAGGAGAATGCTCGCCTGAAGC
This genomic interval carries:
- a CDS encoding carbon storage regulator, which gives rise to MLVLSRKVGQTILIGNTEVHVLKIHGQVRLGIEAPKDVPIRRGEMDGPGQDESPRVPGDSPQPKAYRSAA